One region of Rhodospirillaceae bacterium genomic DNA includes:
- the mnmE gene encoding tRNA uridine-5-carboxymethylaminomethyl(34) synthesis GTPase MnmE, with the protein MNDTIFALATPAGRSGGAVFRLSGPRAGEVLETLTNRALPAPRVAAKRRFYAQESPLTPTPLPRGARGCASSSLETPSPRLRGEGRGEGGATEESRIPLDDGLALYFPAPNSFTGEDVVELHTHGGPAILAAMASTLQALGLRLAEPGEFTRRAFDHGKLDLVEIEGLADLIAAETEAQRRQALRQAEGELSKLYENWRGALISALARIEAAIDFPDEDLPEGLMMLIDETMRVLAESIEQHLSDGHRGEMLREGLSVAILGAPNVGKSSLLNRLAGREAAIVSARAGTTRDVIEVKLDLGGYPVLIADTAGLRESPDEIEQEGVRRALKRAEYADLKLIVFDAATWPDFDAEVAAQIDAEAIVVLNKAELAGQPVEAEIAGRKLLPVSAVTGAGIEALVTALSEKAAQALSPGAQPALTRLRHRAALERCLGALQRGLQAPVVELKAEDLRLAVQALGRITGRVEVDDVLDLIFREFCIGK; encoded by the coding sequence ATGAACGACACCATCTTTGCCTTGGCGACACCTGCCGGAAGATCCGGCGGCGCCGTGTTCCGCCTCTCTGGCCCACGCGCGGGCGAGGTGCTGGAAACGCTGACAAACCGGGCCTTGCCAGCACCGCGCGTCGCGGCGAAGCGGCGGTTTTATGCACAAGAAAGCCCCCTCACCCCAACCCCTCTCCCCAGAGGGGCGAGGGGCTGTGCATCGAGCTCGCTCGAAACTCCCTCGCCCCGCTTGCGGGGAGAGGGTCGGGGTGAGGGGGGAGCAACTGAAGAGTCCCGCATCCCCCTCGATGATGGCCTCGCGCTTTATTTCCCGGCACCCAACAGTTTCACCGGCGAGGATGTGGTGGAGCTGCATACCCATGGCGGACCCGCGATCCTCGCGGCGATGGCTTCAACCCTTCAGGCCTTGGGCCTGCGCCTTGCCGAGCCTGGCGAGTTCACGCGGCGTGCGTTTGATCATGGCAAACTTGACCTCGTCGAGATCGAGGGTCTCGCCGATCTCATCGCCGCGGAAACCGAAGCGCAGCGCAGGCAGGCCCTGCGCCAGGCGGAAGGGGAGCTCTCGAAACTCTATGAAAACTGGCGCGGTGCGCTCATCTCGGCGCTGGCGCGCATTGAGGCTGCCATCGATTTTCCCGACGAGGATCTGCCCGAGGGGCTGATGATGCTCATCGACGAGACCATGCGGGTGCTGGCTGAAAGCATCGAGCAGCATCTCTCTGACGGACATCGCGGCGAGATGCTGCGCGAGGGATTGTCGGTGGCGATCCTGGGCGCGCCCAATGTGGGGAAGTCGAGCCTTCTCAACCGCCTTGCCGGGCGCGAGGCAGCGATCGTCTCGGCACGCGCCGGCACGACGCGCGATGTCATCGAGGTAAAGCTCGATCTCGGCGGCTATCCGGTGCTGATCGCCGACACGGCGGGCCTCCGCGAAAGTCCCGACGAGATCGAGCAGGAAGGTGTCCGCCGGGCCCTGAAACGCGCGGAATATGCCGATCTCAAGCTCATCGTGTTCGACGCGGCCACCTGGCCGGATTTTGACGCCGAGGTCGCAGCACAGATTGACGCCGAGGCCATTGTCGTATTGAACAAGGCCGAATTGGCCGGGCAGCCGGTGGAAGCCGAGATTGCCGGACGCAAATTGCTGCCGGTATCGGCGGTGACCGGGGCCGGGATCGAGGCGCTGGTGACGGCGCTGAGCGAGAAGGCCGCCCAGGCGCTGAGCCCCGGGGCACAGCCGGCACTGACAAGGTTGCGGCACCGGGCGGCGCTGGAGCGGTGCCTCGGTGCCCTGCAGCGGGGCCTGCAGGCGCCGGTTGTGGAGCTGAAGGCCGAGGATTTGCGGTTGGCGGTGCAGGCTTTGGGCCGTATCACCGGCCGGGTGGAAGTCGATGATGTTCTCGATTTGATCTTCCGGGAATTCTGCATCGGCAAGTAA
- a CDS encoding (2Fe-2S) ferredoxin domain-containing protein, producing MNSHSKPGDPAPYFETHIFCCVNERPAGHKRGCCKSRGAEPLRNYMKARAKELGIDNIRVNQSGCLDRCELGPTMVIYPEGIWYSYHSVEDAEEILQRHLIKGERVERLMLQPTDKLPEDLLRQDRLVKAER from the coding sequence ATGAATTCGCATTCCAAACCCGGTGATCCGGCACCCTATTTCGAGACCCATATCTTCTGTTGCGTGAATGAGCGCCCGGCCGGGCACAAGCGCGGCTGCTGCAAGTCGCGCGGGGCCGAGCCGCTGCGCAACTACATGAAGGCGCGCGCCAAGGAGCTGGGCATCGACAACATCCGCGTCAATCAATCGGGTTGCCTCGACCGCTGCGAGTTGGGGCCGACCATGGTGATTTATCCGGAAGGCATCTGGTACAGCTATCACTCGGTCGAGGATGCGGAAGAGATTCTGCAACGACACCTGATCAAGGGCGAGCGGGTTGAACGGTTGATGCTGCAGCCGACCGACAAGCTGCCGGAAGACCTCCTGAGGCAAGACCGTCTCGTCAAAGCGGAGCGATGA